The Candidatus Poribacteria bacterium DNA segment TCGATCACGAGCTCGAAGGTGTCGGGCACCGGATTGTAGGTTCCCAACTGCTCGACGAACTTGCCGTCGCGGTTCGCGCGCGTGTCGGCGACAACGATCTTGTAGAACGCGCGCTTCGTCCGACCGGCGCGCTGGAGCCTGATCTTAGCTGCCAAATGACTTCCTCCGTTAGAACCGTAGCGAGCTCTGGAACGCTCGACG contains these protein-coding regions:
- the rpsP gene encoding 30S ribosomal protein S16, which produces MAAKIRLQRAGRTKRAFYKIVVADTRANRDGKFVEQLGTYNPVPDTFELVIDEERALYWLRQGAQPSDTVRSLLRQQGVWAQYKGPSAAEASSGE